One window of Actinomycetota bacterium genomic DNA carries:
- a CDS encoding phosphoglycerate kinase, producing MRTVDQADVAGRRVLVRNDFNVPLEDGKVTDALRVRAAVPTLRWLLDHGARVICCSHLGRPKGRRDPKYSLEPVRPVLASELGAEVAFVDDVAGDQAGHAAEALGDSQVLLLQNLRYEPGEEKNDPQLADRLASLAEVYVDDAFGAAHRAHASVVGVAERLPTYAGFLLAGEVKELSRLLEDPERPFVAVLGGSKVSDKLAVLDNLLGRVDSLVVGGGMCFTFLAAKGHEIGDSLFEPDQVEAVRRLLETAEGQGKPVLLPTDVVVAREVSEDAEARTVPAEGIEAGWKGLDIGPETAKAFAAAAAGARTVFWNGPMGVFELAPFAAGTKAVAEAVAAADGYTAVGGGDSAAALAELGLADRVDHLSTGGGASLELLEGKTLPGVAAVPTV from the coding sequence CTGCGCACCGTCGACCAGGCCGACGTCGCCGGCCGGCGGGTCCTGGTCCGCAACGACTTCAACGTGCCCCTGGAGGACGGGAAGGTCACCGATGCGCTGAGAGTGCGGGCCGCCGTCCCGACCCTGCGGTGGCTGCTGGACCACGGGGCCAGGGTGATCTGCTGCTCCCACCTCGGCCGGCCCAAGGGCAGGCGCGACCCGAAGTACTCGCTGGAGCCGGTCCGGCCCGTCCTGGCCTCCGAGCTCGGGGCCGAGGTCGCCTTCGTCGACGACGTCGCCGGCGACCAGGCCGGCCACGCTGCCGAGGCCCTCGGCGACAGCCAGGTGCTGCTGCTCCAGAACCTCCGCTACGAGCCCGGCGAGGAGAAGAACGACCCCCAGCTGGCCGACCGGCTCGCCTCCCTGGCCGAGGTCTATGTGGACGACGCCTTTGGGGCCGCCCACCGGGCCCACGCCTCGGTGGTCGGGGTGGCCGAGCGGCTCCCCACCTACGCCGGGTTCCTGCTCGCCGGCGAGGTCAAGGAGCTGTCGCGGCTGCTGGAGGACCCGGAGCGGCCGTTCGTGGCCGTGCTCGGGGGCAGCAAGGTCTCCGACAAGCTGGCCGTGCTCGACAACCTCCTGGGCCGGGTCGACAGCCTGGTCGTGGGCGGCGGCATGTGCTTCACCTTCCTGGCCGCCAAGGGCCATGAGATCGGCGACTCGCTGTTCGAGCCCGACCAGGTCGAGGCCGTGCGGCGGCTGCTGGAGACGGCCGAGGGCCAGGGCAAGCCGGTGCTGCTGCCCACCGACGTGGTCGTGGCCCGGGAGGTCAGCGAGGACGCCGAGGCCCGCACCGTGCCCGCGGAGGGGATCGAGGCCGGCTGGAAGGGCCTGGACATCGGCCCGGAGACGGCCAAGGCGTTCGCCGCCGCCGCCGCCGGCGCCCGCACCGTGTTCTGGAATGGGCCCATGGGCGTGTTCGAGCTGGCCCCGTTCGCCGCCGGCACCAAGGCGGTGGCCGAGGCCGTGGCCGCCGCCGACGGCTACACGGCCGTCGGTGGCGGCGACTCGGCGGCCGCCCTGGCCGAGCTCGGCCTGGCCGACCGGGTCGACCACCTGTCCACCGGCGGCGGGGCCAGCCTCGAGCTGCTCGAGGGCAAGACCCTGCCCGGCGTCGCCGCCGTCCCGACCGTCTGA